AAGTTACTGCAACTCCTGTGTCAAACGATCATATAAATATTATTTATGCAGCTTTAGGGAAAACACCAGGATCTGGTTTTATGACTGGAGATAGGGGCTATACATCAGGAGCTACGGAAGTGGCGTTTGCATTTAATACCTTTGACTACAATGGGTTAACGGATTTACATATAACAGTTTATGATTACAATGATAATCAAATTGAAATTGTAAAGTATTTAAATATTTTAAATAATAATGACATAGTTCTTCCGAAATATACACCTGCAGATTGGGCATCTCACGGAATGGGAACTAATTTGGATTCTTACACAAGAAGAATGGAAATAGGATTTTATAGTCAAGGAAGCAATATTGAAAAAGCTAATGTAAAAATAAATAATTTAATTAAAAGAAATGTTGAAAATAAGATTAAATTGTTTGAGTCAAAATTTAATAAAAAGTTAGATTATAATATTGAAGCAGCACAACCAAATTCCAATTTATGGGTTGAAGTATGGTGGATCCCTGTTAATTTGTATCCTGATGGGGTATTGTATCAATATCCAAATGGATATAATATATACAGGTCATTTGATGGTATGAATTGGGAAAAAGCAGGATATGTGTCACAATATTCAAAAAATAACTTTATCTTCAGAGACTACAGCCCTAAGTTGGAACCTGGCAAAGAAGTTCATTATGGTGTTACGGCTGTTTATGATGACGGAGAAACAACATTACATTATTTAGGTTCTGTAATTCCGCTTGGTATGTTTGATGTAGAGTTAACCTCACCATCTATGTTATCAACAAACGTTGCAAGAGAACCTATTTTTGAATTCAGACCAAAAGTTTATGATAATTCATTGGATAATGCCACATTTTCATACGCTTTGTGGATTTATGATTTAGTTCAATCTGAACAACATCTTGTACCTATATATTTTGGCGAAGATGGAAATGTATATCAACAAAAGTATGATGTAGTCGGACCTTATTCTTTAGCTGTAAATTATGCTGATCAACAATGGGCATTATTAAGTGCATATGGGGCATCTCTGTACAATGAACCACTTGTTCCAAATAAAACATATTCTTGGGCAATAGATCTTGCATATGCTTATACTCAAAATGATGTATCAAGTGCTATATCAATTTCTATAGATCAGGGATATGGTGTAGATCCATTATTTGGTAGAGTGGATGCTGATGCATTTAACACATTTACAACTGGAACACACTTGACTGATGTTGTATCTATTGCTGATGCACAAAATGCTTTTGTTGCCGGTGATAAAGTTAAATATATAATAGGTTCAGTTGTAGATGCATACAGCAATTATGTATATTTAGAAGATCCTATAACAAATAAGGCATTAAAATTGAAATTTGATTCTAATGTTTATAATGTAAATATCGGTGATATTCTTATTGTAAAAGGCGATATGTATTCAGATACTTTTGGAAAAACATTTGCTGTGAAAAATGTTGAAATACTATTTCAGGAATCTGGAAATGAATTAAATGCTATACCTTTAGATCCTTCTATATTAGAGGAAAATAATATAGGATTAAACCCTTATGCAAGTGCTTTAGTTAGCTCATCAGGAACAATAACAAATATTGATGAAAATGGGTTAAGTCTTGAATATGACACGACAGACAGTACAGCTTCAATATATGTATATAAAGGTGGATCTAATATATTAACTTCAGATGCTACTATTGGAGATAGACTTGATGTGAAAGGTATTTTGAAATATTATAAAACATATTGGGAAATCAGTCTAAGAAGCGACGATGACTGGTCAAAACAATAATAAGGAGGGGTGAATATGAAAAATTTAAAATATATTTTAATAGGTCTTTTATCAATATTGTTCATTTTTGCTAGCTGTCAGACTACTTTGTTGAATCCGAATGAAAATGATAAAGATAACAATGTTGTGTTTAGCGAATTCAATAATGCAGAAATATTTGAAGGAAGAATACTTGTAGGGTATAAAAATAAAGATTCAATTGAAGAAATAAAAAAAGCTTTAAATGGTGTAGTTTATATTGAAATTCCAGAAATTAAGGTTGTTGGAATAAAATTTAACGGAACATTAAAAGAGGCTTATGATAAATTAAAATCATTAAAGCTTGATGGAATTAAATATGTTGAGCCAAGTTTTAAAAGAGATTTAATAGATCCTAAACCTGAAATAATAGATGATACAATTACAAAAAATATAGATGGCGTTTCAGAAGATAGCTTGTGGGGAATGAATAAAATTAACGCTATTGATGCATGGACAGTTGCAACAGGAACAAATGTTATAGTTGCTGTTATTGATACACCAATTGACGCACAACATCCAGATCTAGCTGGTCAATTTGTAACGGGATATGATCCTGTTAGTGGAAATTTAATAATGCCAGATGAAGATTATGATGCTGTGCTTGGTGGCCCTGGTGATAAAGGAGATGATCATGGTACTCATGTTGCAGGAACTATTGCTGCTAAAAAAGATGGAAATGGTGTAGTCGGACTTGCATACGGCGCAAAAATAATGTCAATACCAATATTCCAGCCAGAATATATTGGTGATGCATACGTTGCAGACGGTATTATATGGGCTGTTGACAACGGTGCTCAAGTATTGTCAAACAGTTGGGGTGGCGGAGGATATTCTAAAACTCTAAAACTTGCTATAGATTACGCATTATTCCACAATGCAGTATTTGTTGCAGCAGCAGGAAATGATCATACCGACCAACACTGGCATTATCCTTCTTCATACCCTGGAGTTATAGCTGTAGCTGCTTCAAATGCAAGAGATGAAGTTACAGATTTTTCAAATAGAAGTGATACTATCTCTGTAGCTGCACCTGGAGAAAAGGTTTTATCTACTATTCCAAGACATTCAGCTCAAATATATGGTGTTTATTCAGAACCATATGATTATTGGGCTGGAACATCAATGGCAACACCGCACGTTTCTGCTTTAGCGGCATTATTAAAACAATTACATCCAAATGCAACACCATATCAAATAAAGAAAATGATGGAAAATACTGCAGATGATATAGATATAACAGGTTGGGATCATGCTGCAGGTTATGGGAGAATTAATGCTGCTGCAGCTGTAAATGAAACACTACCATCCACATCGGGAGCTAATTATGATTTTTATGTTATGTCTGGTGATGGAGCGCCATTATCAAATGTATTTATTTCTTTAGTAAGAAAATCAAATTCT
The nucleotide sequence above comes from Marinitoga hydrogenitolerans DSM 16785. Encoded proteins:
- a CDS encoding S8 family peptidase, whose amino-acid sequence is MKNLKYILIGLLSILFIFASCQTTLLNPNENDKDNNVVFSEFNNAEIFEGRILVGYKNKDSIEEIKKALNGVVYIEIPEIKVVGIKFNGTLKEAYDKLKSLKLDGIKYVEPSFKRDLIDPKPEIIDDTITKNIDGVSEDSLWGMNKINAIDAWTVATGTNVIVAVIDTPIDAQHPDLAGQFVTGYDPVSGNLIMPDEDYDAVLGGPGDKGDDHGTHVAGTIAAKKDGNGVVGLAYGAKIMSIPIFQPEYIGDAYVADGIIWAVDNGAQVLSNSWGGGGYSKTLKLAIDYALFHNAVFVAAAGNDHTDQHWHYPSSYPGVIAVAASNARDEVTDFSNRSDTISVAAPGEKVLSTIPRHSAQIYGVYSEPYDYWAGTSMATPHVSALAALLKQLHPNATPYQIKKMMENTADDIDITGWDHAAGYGRINAAAAVNETLPSTSGANYDFYVMSGDGAPLSNVFISLVRKSNSGSNYYVTTDDGWVGLYSVDPGEYTLILSGPDYMQFDSLNYRSEEATVLTKDITLSDESTEIYLVLKSTFKLDIALDSTITGGAALLVTDFYSDIVLEQDISEEATEFSADLSDLSGQFKLIIYRDVTKSASEITFSGIATINGNPVPVIGIIPENESKGFIEDARFVNYAPAGYIPWTIF